One window from the genome of Rhodopseudomonas sp. P2A-2r encodes:
- the dnaN gene encoding DNA polymerase III subunit beta, whose amino-acid sequence MKVTVERAQLLKSLSHVHRVVERRNTIPILGNVLIRAENAKLSLKATDLDLEVTETLAAEVGTAGSTTVPAHMFYDIVRKLPDGSQIVLEADGDRSVMAIRAGRSRFTLQTLPENDFPDLAAGEMTHSFSLPAAGVKRLIDRTQFAISTEETRYYLNGIYLHAAGTAAAATLRAVATDGHRLAQVDLPLPAGAAGMPGVIVPRKTVGEVQRLIEDAEAEVGIELSQGKIRFTLGNVVLTSKLIDGTFPDYGRVIPQNNDKELIVDKKDFEAAVDRVSTISSERGRAVKLALSAGKLVLSVTNPDSGSATEELEVEYASDALDIGFNSRYLLDIAAQIEGDVAVLRLADPGSPTLVQDKDSKGALYVLMPMRV is encoded by the coding sequence ATGAAGGTCACCGTCGAACGCGCGCAATTGCTGAAATCGCTGAGCCACGTGCATCGCGTGGTCGAGCGCCGCAACACGATCCCGATTCTCGGCAACGTGCTGATCCGCGCCGAGAACGCCAAACTGTCGCTGAAGGCCACTGACCTCGACCTCGAAGTCACAGAGACCCTGGCCGCCGAGGTCGGAACCGCCGGCTCCACCACGGTGCCGGCGCACATGTTCTACGACATCGTGCGCAAGCTGCCCGACGGCTCGCAGATCGTGCTGGAAGCCGACGGCGACCGCTCCGTGATGGCAATCCGCGCCGGCCGCTCGCGCTTCACGTTGCAGACGCTGCCGGAGAACGATTTCCCCGACCTCGCCGCTGGCGAGATGACGCATTCCTTCAGCCTGCCCGCCGCCGGCGTGAAGCGGCTGATCGACCGCACCCAGTTCGCCATCTCCACCGAGGAGACGCGCTATTATCTCAACGGCATCTATCTGCACGCCGCCGGCACCGCCGCCGCGGCCACTCTGCGCGCCGTAGCCACCGACGGCCACCGCCTCGCACAGGTCGACCTGCCGCTGCCGGCCGGTGCTGCCGGCATGCCCGGCGTAATCGTGCCGCGCAAGACCGTCGGCGAAGTGCAGCGCCTGATCGAGGACGCCGAGGCCGAAGTCGGCATCGAACTGTCGCAGGGCAAGATCCGCTTCACGCTCGGCAATGTGGTGCTGACCTCGAAGCTGATCGACGGCACGTTTCCGGACTATGGCCGCGTGATCCCGCAGAACAACGACAAGGAACTGATCGTCGACAAGAAGGATTTCGAGGCCGCGGTGGACCGCGTCTCGACCATTTCCAGCGAGCGCGGCCGCGCGGTGAAGCTGGCGCTGTCCGCCGGCAAGCTGGTGCTGTCGGTGACCAATCCGGATTCGGGCAGCGCCACCGAAGAACTCGAGGTCGAGTACGCCTCCGACGCCCTCGATATCGGCTTCAACTCGCGCTACCTGCTCGACATCGCCGCCCAGATCGAAGGCGACGTGGCGGTGCTGCGCCTCGCCGATCCCGGCTCGCCGACCCTGGTGCAGGACAAGGATTCCAAAGGCGCGCTCTACGTGCTGATGCCCATGCGGGTGTGA
- the dnaA gene encoding chromosomal replication initiator protein DnaA — protein sequence MSNIEQDRWSRVKGRLRSSVGEDVYSSWFARMDLESVHDESVHLSVPTRFLKSWIQAHYAERVLSCWQAEMPQVHRVDVTVRTAMRVATPAKEAPAPIEPRRSEGRDGRAPELRNTAIAPVSASHEALGGSPLDPRLTFGSFVIGRSNTLAHAAARQVAEGRRGDSVMFNPLYIHAGVGLGKTHLLQAVTWAGNSGTERKVLYLTAEKFMYGFVAALKTQTALAFKEALRGIDVLVIDDLQFLQGKTTQAEFCHTLNALIDAGRQVVIAADRPPSDLESLDERVRSRLAGGLVVEMGSLGEDLRLGILKSRVAAARAHHATFDVPAPVLDYLARTITHNGRDLEGAVNRLLAHSKLNATPVTLEMAEREVRDLVRPQEPKRIKIEDIQRVVARQYNVSRSDLLSSRRTANVVRPRQVAMYLAKTLTLRSLPEIGRRFGGRDHTTVLHAVRKIEALVGKDVALQDEVESLKRQLQE from the coding sequence ATGTCAAATATCGAACAGGATCGCTGGTCTCGGGTCAAAGGTCGGCTGCGCTCGAGCGTTGGAGAGGACGTCTACTCCAGCTGGTTCGCGCGGATGGATCTTGAAAGCGTGCACGACGAAAGCGTGCACCTGTCGGTGCCGACGCGGTTTCTCAAGAGCTGGATCCAGGCGCATTATGCCGAGCGCGTGCTGAGCTGCTGGCAGGCGGAGATGCCGCAGGTGCATCGTGTCGACGTCACCGTGCGCACGGCAATGCGCGTGGCAACGCCGGCGAAAGAAGCTCCCGCGCCGATCGAGCCGCGCCGCAGCGAGGGCCGCGACGGCCGCGCTCCGGAACTGCGCAACACCGCGATCGCGCCGGTGTCGGCCAGCCATGAAGCGCTCGGCGGCTCGCCGCTCGATCCGCGCCTGACCTTCGGCAGCTTCGTGATCGGCCGCTCCAACACGCTGGCCCATGCCGCCGCCCGCCAGGTCGCGGAAGGCCGCCGCGGCGACAGCGTGATGTTCAATCCGCTCTACATCCATGCCGGCGTCGGTCTCGGCAAAACCCATCTGCTGCAGGCGGTGACCTGGGCCGGCAATTCCGGCACCGAGCGCAAGGTGCTGTATCTGACCGCCGAGAAGTTCATGTACGGCTTCGTCGCTGCGCTGAAGACGCAGACCGCGCTGGCCTTCAAGGAAGCGCTGCGCGGCATCGACGTGCTGGTGATCGACGACCTGCAGTTCCTGCAGGGCAAGACCACCCAGGCGGAGTTCTGCCACACGCTCAACGCGCTGATCGACGCCGGCCGCCAGGTGGTGATCGCCGCCGACCGTCCGCCGTCGGATCTCGAAAGCCTCGACGAGCGGGTGCGCTCCCGCCTTGCCGGCGGCCTGGTGGTCGAAATGGGCTCGCTTGGCGAAGACCTGCGCCTCGGCATCCTGAAGTCGCGCGTCGCAGCAGCCCGCGCCCACCACGCCACCTTCGACGTGCCGGCGCCGGTGCTGGACTATCTCGCGCGCACCATCACTCATAACGGCCGCGACCTCGAAGGCGCGGTCAACCGGCTGCTCGCCCACAGCAAGCTCAACGCCACGCCGGTGACGCTGGAAATGGCCGAGCGCGAGGTCCGCGATCTGGTCCGGCCGCAGGAGCCAAAGCGCATCAAGATCGAGGACATCCAGCGCGTCGTCGCCCGCCAGTACAATGTCAGCCGTTCCGACCTGCTGTCGTCGCGCCGCACCGCCAATGTGGTGCGCCCGCGCCAGGTGGCGATGTATCTGGCCAAGACCCTGACGCTGCGCTCGCTGCCGGAAATCGGCCGCAGGTTCGGCGGCCGCGACCACACGACCGTGCTGCATGCCGTGCGAAAAATCGAGGCGCTGGTCGGCAAGGACGTCGCTTTGCAGGACGAGGTGGAATCGCTGAAGCGGCAGTTGCAGGAATAA
- the recF gene encoding DNA replication/repair protein RecF (All proteins in this family for which functions are known are DNA-binding proteins that assist the filamentation of RecA onto DNA for the initiation of recombination or recombinational repair.), whose product MTVSRIHRLTLTHFRNYRSAALQIRGDMVVLVGPNGAGKTNCLEAISFLSPGRGLRRATLEDVADVQGDGSWAVSAEVEGEVGLATLGTGIDPPSEGSSTSRRCRIDREPVSSATAFGDHLRMVWLTPAMDQLFMGAASERRRFFDRLVLAIDKDHSGRVSALERSLRSRNRLLEERNTNSHWLDAIERETAELAVAVAAMRGQTVTRLAAMLRARFETSVFPSAMIMLDGWMENALVSEPATAVEDRYRQILRDGRQRDAAAGRTLDGPHLTDLQVIYAPKNMPARDASTGEQKALLIGLILTHATLVAEMTGMTPLLLLDEVVAHLDPDRRRALFGELTKLGAQVWMTGADPAAFADIGTSGELFDVADGRVSKRPSP is encoded by the coding sequence ATGACCGTCTCCCGCATCCATCGCCTGACGCTGACCCACTTCCGCAATTATCGGTCGGCGGCGCTGCAGATCCGTGGCGACATGGTGGTGCTGGTCGGCCCCAATGGCGCCGGCAAGACCAATTGCCTCGAAGCGATCTCGTTTCTGTCGCCCGGCCGCGGCTTGCGCCGCGCCACCCTCGAGGACGTCGCCGACGTCCAGGGCGACGGCTCCTGGGCTGTCTCGGCGGAGGTCGAAGGCGAGGTCGGCCTCGCAACGCTGGGCACCGGCATCGATCCGCCCAGCGAGGGCAGCTCGACCAGCCGGCGCTGCCGCATCGACCGCGAGCCGGTCAGTTCGGCCACAGCATTCGGCGACCATCTGCGCATGGTGTGGCTGACGCCGGCGATGGACCAGCTGTTCATGGGCGCGGCGTCGGAACGACGGCGGTTCTTCGACCGGCTGGTGCTGGCCATCGACAAGGATCATTCCGGCCGGGTGTCGGCGCTGGAGCGCAGCCTGCGGTCGCGCAACCGGTTGCTGGAAGAACGCAACACCAACAGCCACTGGCTCGACGCCATCGAGCGCGAGACCGCGGAGCTGGCGGTGGCCGTCGCCGCCATGCGCGGCCAGACGGTGACGCGGCTCGCGGCCATGCTGCGCGCGCGCTTCGAGACCTCGGTGTTTCCGTCGGCGATGATCATGCTCGACGGCTGGATGGAGAACGCGCTGGTCAGCGAGCCGGCCACCGCGGTGGAGGATCGCTACCGGCAGATTCTTCGCGACGGACGGCAACGTGATGCGGCGGCCGGCCGCACGCTCGACGGCCCGCATCTCACCGATCTGCAGGTCATCTACGCGCCGAAAAACATGCCGGCGCGCGACGCCTCCACCGGCGAGCAGAAGGCGCTGCTGATCGGGCTGATCCTGACCCATGCCACGCTGGTCGCCGAGATGACCGGCATGACCCCGCTGCTGCTGCTCGACGAAGTCGTGGCGCATCTCGATCCCGACCGCCGCCGCGCGCTGTTCGGCGAACTCACAAAACTCGGCGCCCAGGTCTGGATGACCGGTGCCGATCCCGCCGCCTTCGCCGATATCGGCACATCCGGCGAACTGTTCGATGTCGCGGACGGCCGGGTCAGCAAGCGTCCATCCCCGTAG